A single window of Salvelinus namaycush isolate Seneca chromosome 11, SaNama_1.0, whole genome shotgun sequence DNA harbors:
- the LOC120055821 gene encoding T-cell acute lymphocytic leukemia protein 1-like, with product MEKMKLDLCPGSPGAKSCIPLKQDSIRENGCQDLEDSKEENFTGEGVKTDDAPLRNTRNGTIILNGVAKETAYDALDLKREVPVIELLRRDDIKTGQQRTDSQTVPITELRRPPVPLPLPHRDALIDARMVQLSPNAFPLPARAMLYNLAQPLAAINSLGGESEQYGMYPSNRVKRRPAPYEVELDEAGQPKIVRRIFTNSRERWRQQNVNGAFSELRKLIPTHPPDKKLSKNEILRLAMKYISFLSNLLDDQDGGATVGVGDGTGLLVGGREGGPQVPRQDGVGLAREDDLLLQGALSPGSSCGSLPDGDGSPESFTEDQDSPPAPRTVPVPRGRDLRRNARPQDGGSQR from the exons ATGGAAAAAATGAAGCTGGATCTTTGTCCTGGAAGTCCCGGTGCCAAGTCGTGCATCCCACTGAAGCAGGATTCCATCAGGGAGAATGGATGCCAAGACCTGGAGGACTCGAAGGAGGAAAACTTCACTGGGGAAGGGGTTAAGACAGATGACGCGCCTCTGCGGAACACGCGCAACGGGACCATCATCCTCAACGGCGTTGCCAAGGAAACCGCTTACGACGCCCTTGACCTGAAAAGGGAAGTACCAGTGATCGAGCTCTTGAGGAGAGACGATATAAAGACGGGACAGCAGAGAACCGACAGTCAAACGGTACCGATCACGGAGCTTCGCAGACCACCCGTGCCGTTGCCGCTGCCGCACCGAGACGCGCTGATCGACGCTCGAATGGTTCAGCTGAGCCCAAACGCGTTCCCTCTCCCGGCGCGAGCAATGCTCTACAACTTGGCGCAACCTCTCGCTGCCATCAACAG TCTTGGAGGGGAGTCGGAACAGTACGGCATGTACCCCAGCAACAGGGTAAAGCGCCGTCCTGCGCCTTACGAGGTTGAGCTCGACGAGG CTGGCCAACCAAAGATCGTAAGGCGGATCTTCACCAACAGCCGGGAGCGCTGGCGGCAGCAGAATGTCAATGGGGCGTTCTCCGAGCTCCGCAAACTCATCCCCACCCACCCACCGGACAAGAAGCTGAGCAAGAACGAGATCCTGCGTCTGGCCATGAAGTACATCAGCTTCCTGTCCAACCTGCTGGATGACCAGGACGGAGGGGCCACTGTGGGCGTGGGTGACGGGACAGGGCTGCTGGTGGGGGGCCGTGAGGGTGGACCCCAGGTCCCCCGTCAGGACGGGGTAGGACTGGCCAGGGAGGACGACCTCCTCCTCCAGGGCGCGTTGTCGCCTGGGTCCAGCTGCGGGAGTCTGCCAGATGGGGACGGCAGCCCCGAGAGCTTCACCGAGGACCAAGACTCACCTCCAGCCCCGAGAACTGTGCCCGTCCCGCGCGGTAGGGACCTACGACGCAATGCACGCCCACAAGATGGCGGCAGCCAGCGATGA